From a region of the Methylomonas rapida genome:
- a CDS encoding efflux RND transporter permease subunit, whose amino-acid sequence MKFTDLFIHRPVLASVVSLLILVLGLRAISVLELRQYPKTENTVVTIATSYPGASSDLIKGFITNPLQQAIAEADGIDYLSSSSRQGSSTIEAHMRLNYDPNAAVAEIQAKVASQRNVLPAEAEDPVITAQTGDDTALMYIALYSDTLEAAKLSDYMLRVVQPKLQAVPGVGKAKMLGNKTFAMRIWLDPRRMAALGVTASDVYDVLQANNYLSGVGGTKGDYVKIDLRATTDAVSEQEFRQLVVANRNGTLVRLQDIADTQLGSEDYDVVDWYNGKMAIFMGIEQAPGANPLTVAKAVKTLLKDIERDLPDAMRMLLPYDASEFIEDSIDEVFDTLIEAVIIVLIVIFLSIGSFRAALVPAVTVPLSLIGGAFLMLAMGFSINLLTMLALVLAIGLVVDDAIVMVENIHRHIEEGQPRLQAALRGARELGLPVIAMTTTLVAVYAPIGFMGGLVGTLFTEFAFTLAGAVLISGVVALTLSPMMSSKVLKEAGQPGRFERAIEHFFHGLAAYYQRLLHKTLEYPSSILLFAGLVLASIYFMFMLSAKELAPMEDQSILFSISTGPQTATLPYNETYARELIKQFETIPEYRESFLIMGFGGDTSTVFSGFKLPSTFERQRSQAQVQQELQAKVGQIAGFQTAVISPPSLPGSGGGLPMQFVMVTDADYSALDQVADQLIDTAMQSGKFAFMSKDVSFDRPQTTLVIDRDRAADLGIDMQDIGRNLATLLGGQYVNRFSLQGRSYKVIPQVDDLARLDIGKLDHYYLRTASGGQVPLSSLLRLEHTVEPGKRTQFQQLNSLTLSGLMIPGVGLGDAMAYLEQTAREIFPRGFSWDYTGESRQYQQQGNVLILTFFMALLIIYLVLAAQFESWRDPLIILISVPLSIASALAFIMLGFATINIYTQVGLITLIGLIAKNGILIVEFANQLQSQEGIGKFRAVEQAATIRLRPILMTTVSMIVAMIPLLLATGPGATSRFDIGLVIASGLGIGTLFTLFVVPAFYVLLAREHKRVEA is encoded by the coding sequence GTGAAATTCACGGATCTGTTCATTCATCGGCCGGTACTCGCCAGCGTCGTCAGTCTGTTGATCCTGGTGCTCGGTCTCAGGGCGATTTCGGTGCTGGAACTGCGCCAATATCCAAAAACCGAGAATACCGTGGTGACCATCGCCACCAGTTATCCGGGCGCTAGCAGCGATCTGATCAAGGGCTTCATTACCAATCCGTTGCAACAAGCCATCGCCGAAGCCGACGGCATCGACTACCTGTCGTCCAGCAGTCGGCAAGGCAGTTCCACGATAGAAGCGCACATGCGTTTGAATTACGACCCGAATGCCGCCGTCGCCGAAATTCAGGCCAAGGTCGCCAGCCAACGCAACGTGTTGCCCGCCGAAGCCGAAGATCCCGTGATCACCGCGCAAACGGGCGATGACACCGCGTTGATGTATATCGCCTTGTACAGCGACACGCTGGAGGCGGCCAAACTCAGCGATTACATGCTGCGCGTGGTACAGCCCAAACTGCAGGCCGTGCCGGGCGTGGGCAAGGCGAAAATGCTGGGAAACAAGACATTCGCGATGCGGATCTGGCTGGACCCGCGGCGCATGGCGGCATTGGGCGTGACAGCAAGCGATGTCTACGACGTCTTGCAAGCGAACAATTATCTGTCCGGCGTGGGCGGGACCAAGGGCGATTACGTCAAAATCGATCTGCGCGCGACCACCGATGCCGTCAGCGAGCAGGAGTTTCGCCAGTTGGTAGTCGCCAATCGCAACGGCACGCTGGTGCGCTTGCAGGACATCGCCGATACGCAATTGGGCAGCGAGGACTACGATGTCGTCGATTGGTATAACGGCAAAATGGCCATTTTCATGGGCATAGAACAAGCCCCCGGCGCGAATCCGCTGACGGTGGCCAAGGCGGTAAAAACCTTATTGAAGGACATCGAGCGCGACCTGCCCGACGCGATGCGGATGTTGCTGCCGTATGATGCCAGTGAGTTCATCGAAGATTCGATAGACGAAGTGTTTGACACGCTGATCGAAGCCGTCATCATCGTGTTGATCGTCATTTTTTTATCGATAGGCTCGTTTCGCGCCGCGTTGGTTCCGGCGGTGACGGTGCCGTTATCCCTGATCGGCGGCGCGTTTTTGATGCTGGCCATGGGATTTTCGATCAATCTGTTGACCATGCTGGCCTTGGTGCTGGCGATTGGCCTGGTCGTCGATGATGCCATCGTCATGGTGGAAAACATCCATCGCCATATCGAAGAGGGGCAGCCGCGTTTGCAAGCAGCGTTGCGGGGCGCGCGGGAATTGGGCCTGCCGGTCATCGCGATGACGACCACCCTGGTGGCGGTCTATGCGCCTATCGGTTTCATGGGCGGTCTGGTCGGTACGCTGTTTACCGAGTTTGCCTTTACGCTGGCCGGCGCGGTTTTGATATCGGGCGTCGTGGCGCTGACGTTGTCACCGATGATGAGTTCCAAGGTGTTGAAGGAAGCGGGGCAGCCTGGCCGTTTCGAACGCGCGATAGAGCATTTTTTTCATGGCTTGGCCGCCTATTATCAGCGCCTGCTGCATAAAACCTTGGAGTATCCGTCGAGTATTCTGTTGTTTGCGGGCTTGGTGCTGGCCAGCATTTATTTCATGTTCATGCTGTCGGCCAAGGAACTGGCGCCGATGGAGGATCAAAGCATACTGTTCAGCATCTCCACCGGCCCGCAAACCGCGACGTTGCCCTATAACGAAACCTATGCGCGGGAATTGATCAAGCAATTCGAAACCATCCCGGAATACAGGGAAAGCTTTTTGATCATGGGTTTTGGTGGCGATACCAGCACGGTATTCAGCGGTTTTAAATTGCCTTCCACCTTCGAACGCCAGCGTTCGCAAGCACAAGTACAACAGGAATTACAGGCTAAGGTCGGACAAATCGCCGGCTTTCAGACCGCGGTGATTTCGCCTCCCAGCCTGCCGGGTTCCGGCGGTGGTTTGCCGATGCAGTTCGTGATGGTCACGGACGCCGATTATTCGGCGCTGGATCAAGTGGCCGATCAATTGATCGATACGGCCATGCAAAGCGGCAAGTTTGCCTTCATGAGCAAGGATGTCAGCTTCGACCGGCCGCAAACGACGCTGGTGATCGACAGGGACCGGGCGGCCGATTTGGGTATCGACATGCAGGATATTGGCCGGAATCTGGCGACTTTGCTAGGCGGGCAATATGTCAACCGCTTTAGCCTGCAAGGGCGCAGTTACAAAGTGATTCCGCAGGTCGATGATTTGGCGCGGCTGGATATTGGCAAACTGGATCATTACTATTTGCGCACGGCCTCCGGCGGCCAGGTTCCCTTGTCGTCCCTGCTGAGGCTGGAGCATACGGTAGAGCCCGGCAAACGCACGCAATTCCAGCAGCTCAATAGTTTGACCCTTAGCGGCTTGATGATTCCCGGTGTCGGCTTGGGCGATGCGATGGCGTATCTGGAGCAAACGGCGCGGGAAATTTTTCCGCGCGGCTTTAGCTGGGATTACACCGGGGAATCCAGACAATATCAACAGCAAGGCAACGTGTTGATTCTGACTTTTTTCATGGCCTTGCTGATCATTTATCTGGTGCTGGCGGCCCAATTCGAAAGCTGGCGCGATCCCTTGATCATCCTGATTTCAGTGCCGCTATCCATCGCCAGCGCGCTGGCTTTCATCATGCTGGGTTTCGCCACGATCAACATTTATACCCAAGTCGGCTTGATTACGTTGATAGGCTTGATCGCCAAGAACGGTATCTTGATCGTCGAGTTTGCCAATCAATTGCAAAGCCAAGAAGGCATCGGTAAGTTCAGGGCGGTCGAGCAGGCCGCCACGATACGCCTGCGGCCTATCCTGATGACCACGGTGTCGATGATAGTGGCGATGATACCGTTGTTGCTGGCCACGGGACCAGGCGCCACGAGTCGTTTTGATATTGGTCTGGTGATCGCCAGCGGCCTCGGCATAGGAACCTTGTTTACCTTGTTTGTCGTGCCGGCTTTTTATGTGTTGTTGGCGCGCGAACATAAGCGCGTTGAAGCCTGA
- the nifJ gene encoding pyruvate:ferredoxin (flavodoxin) oxidoreductase, which yields MKNQQTLTIDGNQAAAAVAHKLNEVIAIYPITPSSPMGEWADEWSSRGQTNLWGTVPQVIEMQSEAGAAGAIHGALQAGTMATTFTASQGLLLMIPNMYKIAGELSPTVFHIAARSLAAQGLSIFGDHSDVMSARMTGFAMLCSNSPQEVQDLALVSHSASLEGRVPFMHFFDGFRTSHEVAKLATIDDEILHGMIKQEWVSAFRGRALTPDNPVLRGTAQNPDVYFQARETVNPFYDALPGIVQGAMDKFAALTGRQYRLFDYVGPADAERVIVLMGSGAEAVHETVDYLNRQGESVGLLKVRLFRPFSPAHLLAALPARCRKIAVLDRTKEPGADGEPLYKDVLSAIAQDLLGGNSKFASMPKVVGGRYGLSSKEFTPGMIKAIFDELKNEQPKNQFTIGIYDDVTNTSLPWDANFRTDAHAGAFQAMFYGLGSDGTVGANKNTIKIIGEETEAYAQGYFVYDSKKSGAITVSHLRFGPKPIKSTYLIAENDANFIGCHQSIFLDRYDMLANAAADAVFLLNTSAPPDQVWDCLPKSMQQQMLAKNIRFYVIDGYAVAEKCGMGKRINTIMQTCFFAISGVLPQEQAIEAIKHAVEKTYGKKGRRIVELNFKAIDDTLAGLHQVPLPIQVSSRFERVEHIPDDAPDFVKRVTAEIIAGRGDLLPVSAMPVDGTFPTGTTAYEKRNLALEIPVWETDLCTQCGKCPMVCPHAAIRSKIYQTEVADAAPETFKHMAMLGKDFPAGLSITYQVAPEDCTGCGLCVDICPIRDKSNASRKALNMAPQAPLREPESQNWDFFLSLPEYDRKLLKTNTIKGAMVLQPLFEFSGACVGCGETPYVKLASQLFGDRMVVANATGCSSIYGGNLPTTPWTKNAEGRGPAWNNSLFEDNAEFGLGMRVSIDKQTEFAAELLVSLREQLGGEWVDTILNADQSDEPGIYEQRQRVAELKQRLQTMTEPAAKTLLELADYLCKKSVWIIGGDGWAYDIGYGGLDHVLASGRNVNILVLDTEVYSNTGGQTSKSTPLGAVAKFSAGGKATAKKDLGLLAMDYGNVYVAHVAYAGKDIQTLNAFLEAEAHNGPSIIIAYAPCIAHGVDMSNNHRQQNLAVKSGHWPLFRFNPNRIKQGKNPMQLDSPEPSVPYRDFVMSETRFSMLWQSHPESAEAFLKQAQQDVKNRYRYYKQLSELEWTEATSVPVAKAQILTETTKETQNG from the coding sequence ATGAAAAATCAACAAACACTCACCATTGATGGTAACCAGGCCGCGGCAGCTGTCGCGCATAAATTGAACGAAGTCATCGCGATTTATCCCATCACCCCTTCGTCGCCGATGGGCGAGTGGGCGGACGAATGGTCGTCACGCGGGCAGACCAATCTATGGGGCACCGTGCCCCAGGTCATCGAGATGCAGAGCGAGGCCGGCGCCGCCGGCGCGATACATGGCGCGTTGCAGGCCGGCACCATGGCCACCACGTTTACCGCGTCGCAGGGCCTGTTGTTGATGATACCGAATATGTACAAGATCGCCGGCGAATTGAGCCCGACGGTGTTTCATATCGCCGCCCGCTCGCTGGCCGCGCAGGGCTTGTCCATCTTCGGCGACCACAGCGACGTAATGTCGGCGCGTATGACCGGCTTTGCGATGCTGTGCTCCAACTCGCCGCAGGAGGTGCAGGATTTGGCTTTGGTTTCGCATTCCGCCAGTCTGGAAGGGCGCGTGCCGTTCATGCATTTCTTCGACGGTTTCAGAACCTCGCACGAAGTCGCCAAACTGGCGACGATAGACGATGAAATCTTGCATGGCATGATCAAACAAGAATGGGTCAGCGCCTTCCGCGGTCGCGCGTTGACGCCTGACAATCCGGTGTTGCGCGGCACCGCGCAGAATCCCGATGTGTATTTCCAGGCACGTGAAACCGTCAATCCGTTTTATGACGCCTTGCCCGGCATCGTGCAAGGGGCGATGGACAAATTCGCCGCATTGACCGGACGGCAATACCGTTTGTTTGACTATGTCGGGCCGGCGGACGCCGAGCGGGTCATCGTGCTGATGGGCTCCGGCGCCGAAGCCGTGCATGAAACCGTGGATTATCTGAATCGCCAGGGCGAGTCGGTTGGCCTGCTCAAGGTACGTTTGTTCCGGCCGTTTTCGCCGGCGCATCTCTTGGCAGCCTTGCCGGCCCGTTGCCGTAAAATCGCGGTCCTGGATCGCACCAAGGAGCCGGGCGCCGATGGCGAACCGCTGTACAAGGACGTGCTCAGCGCGATTGCCCAGGACCTGCTTGGCGGTAATAGCAAGTTCGCCTCGATGCCGAAAGTGGTCGGTGGCCGTTATGGCTTGTCGTCCAAGGAATTTACCCCCGGCATGATCAAGGCGATCTTCGACGAACTGAAAAACGAACAGCCGAAAAACCAGTTTACGATAGGCATATACGACGACGTCACGAACACCAGTCTGCCTTGGGACGCCAATTTCAGAACCGATGCCCATGCCGGCGCTTTTCAGGCCATGTTTTATGGCTTGGGCAGCGACGGCACGGTCGGCGCCAACAAGAACACCATCAAGATCATCGGCGAGGAAACCGAAGCCTATGCGCAAGGTTATTTCGTCTATGACTCCAAAAAATCCGGCGCGATTACCGTTTCGCATCTGCGTTTTGGCCCCAAACCGATCAAATCGACCTATCTGATCGCCGAGAACGACGCCAATTTCATCGGCTGCCATCAAAGCATCTTCCTGGATCGCTACGACATGCTGGCCAATGCCGCCGCCGACGCGGTGTTTCTGCTCAATACCTCCGCGCCACCCGACCAGGTTTGGGACTGTCTGCCCAAATCCATGCAGCAGCAGATGCTGGCCAAAAACATACGCTTTTACGTGATCGACGGTTATGCCGTCGCCGAGAAATGCGGCATGGGCAAGCGCATCAACACCATCATGCAGACCTGCTTTTTCGCGATTTCCGGCGTGTTGCCGCAAGAGCAGGCCATCGAGGCCATCAAACATGCGGTCGAAAAAACCTACGGCAAGAAAGGCCGGCGCATCGTCGAATTGAACTTCAAGGCCATCGACGACACCCTGGCTGGCTTGCATCAGGTGCCGTTGCCGATCCAAGTCAGCAGCCGTTTCGAGCGCGTCGAACATATTCCAGACGATGCGCCGGACTTCGTCAAACGCGTGACCGCCGAAATCATCGCCGGCCGCGGCGACTTGCTGCCGGTCAGCGCGATGCCGGTGGACGGTACCTTTCCGACTGGCACGACGGCTTACGAAAAACGCAATCTGGCCCTGGAGATCCCGGTCTGGGAAACCGATTTGTGCACGCAGTGCGGCAAATGTCCGATGGTGTGTCCGCATGCGGCGATACGCAGCAAGATCTATCAAACCGAAGTCGCCGATGCGGCGCCCGAAACCTTCAAACACATGGCCATGCTCGGCAAGGATTTTCCAGCCGGGTTGTCGATCACCTATCAAGTCGCACCGGAAGATTGCACCGGCTGCGGCTTGTGCGTGGACATCTGCCCGATACGCGACAAATCCAACGCCAGCCGCAAGGCCCTGAACATGGCACCGCAAGCGCCCTTGCGGGAACCGGAAAGCCAAAACTGGGACTTCTTCCTGTCCTTGCCGGAATACGACCGCAAACTGCTGAAGACCAACACCATCAAGGGGGCGATGGTTCTGCAACCTCTGTTTGAGTTTTCCGGTGCTTGCGTTGGCTGCGGCGAAACACCTTATGTAAAGCTGGCTTCGCAATTGTTCGGTGATCGCATGGTCGTCGCCAATGCCACCGGCTGTTCGTCGATTTATGGCGGTAATCTGCCGACCACGCCGTGGACCAAAAACGCCGAGGGAAGGGGACCGGCCTGGAACAACTCCCTGTTCGAGGACAACGCCGAATTCGGCTTGGGTATGCGGGTGTCGATCGACAAACAGACCGAATTTGCCGCCGAGCTATTGGTCAGCTTGCGCGAGCAATTGGGCGGCGAATGGGTCGATACGATCCTGAACGCCGACCAATCCGACGAGCCGGGCATTTACGAGCAACGCCAGCGCGTCGCCGAATTGAAACAGCGTTTGCAAACGATGACGGAACCCGCCGCAAAAACGCTGCTGGAACTGGCCGATTACTTGTGCAAAAAAAGCGTCTGGATCATCGGCGGCGATGGTTGGGCTTACGACATTGGCTATGGCGGCTTGGATCATGTATTGGCCAGCGGGCGCAATGTGAATATCCTGGTGCTGGATACCGAGGTTTATTCCAATACCGGCGGCCAGACTTCCAAATCCACGCCATTGGGCGCGGTCGCCAAATTCTCGGCCGGCGGCAAGGCCACCGCCAAAAAGGATCTGGGCTTGCTGGCGATGGATTACGGCAACGTCTATGTCGCTCATGTAGCTTATGCCGGCAAGGACATTCAGACCCTGAATGCCTTTCTGGAAGCCGAGGCCCACAACGGCCCATCCATCATCATCGCCTATGCGCCCTGTATCGCTCACGGCGTGGATATGTCCAACAACCACAGGCAGCAAAACCTGGCGGTCAAAAGCGGACACTGGCCGCTGTTCCGTTTCAATCCGAACCGTATCAAGCAAGGCAAGAATCCGATGCAGCTGGATTCGCCGGAACCTTCCGTGCCGTACCGCGACTTCGTCATGAGCGAGACCCGTTTCAGCATGCTATGGCAATCACATCCTGAGTCCGCTGAAGCCTTTTTGAAACAGGCACAGCAGGATGTGAAAAACCGCTACCGCTATTACAAACAACTGTCTGAATTGGAATGGACCGAAGCGACCAGCGTGCCGGTCGCCAAAGCCCAGATCCTCACCGAGACTACCAAGGAGACCCAAAATGGTTGA
- a CDS encoding dihydroorotate dehydrogenase-like protein, with product MVDLTTHYLGLELAHPLVPSSSPLTKNLDNAKQLEDAGASAIVMPSLFEEKIEAEQQNMERFFYGQAIGYGEADSFHPVPHEILTYQEQYLEHLHQLKQSLKIPVIASLNGTSVGGWMEYGRALEQAGADALELNIYHLAANSEESSASVERLYLDILQELKSQVGIPLTLKLSPQFSSPVNFAQRLQAAGADGVVLFNRFYQPDIDLETLQVVPKLELSTPAEALLRIRWTALMYGRVNMSLGVTGGFHETPDVIKALLAGADVVHLCSVLLKDGVGRLSAILSEMQQWLEEHEYESIVQLKGSVSQQHAIDPSAYERANYVQVLDSYTAPSGVLR from the coding sequence ATGGTTGATTTAACGACACACTATTTAGGCCTGGAACTGGCGCATCCCTTGGTGCCTTCGTCATCGCCGCTGACCAAGAATCTGGATAATGCCAAGCAACTGGAAGATGCCGGCGCCTCGGCGATCGTGATGCCGTCCTTGTTCGAGGAAAAAATCGAGGCCGAGCAGCAGAACATGGAGCGGTTTTTTTACGGCCAAGCGATTGGCTATGGCGAAGCCGATTCGTTTCATCCTGTACCGCACGAGATTTTGACCTATCAAGAACAATATCTGGAGCATTTGCATCAGCTGAAACAAAGCCTGAAGATTCCTGTCATCGCCAGTTTGAATGGTACCTCGGTCGGCGGCTGGATGGAATACGGCCGTGCTTTGGAACAGGCCGGCGCCGATGCGCTGGAACTGAACATCTACCATCTGGCGGCCAATTCCGAGGAATCCAGCGCCAGTGTCGAACGCCTGTATCTGGACATCTTGCAGGAACTGAAGTCTCAGGTCGGTATCCCGTTGACCTTGAAACTGTCGCCGCAATTCAGTTCGCCGGTCAATTTTGCCCAACGCCTGCAAGCGGCCGGCGCCGACGGCGTCGTGTTGTTCAACCGCTTCTATCAGCCTGATATCGATCTGGAAACCTTGCAGGTCGTGCCGAAATTGGAACTGTCGACGCCAGCCGAAGCCTTGCTGCGGATACGCTGGACCGCGTTGATGTACGGGCGGGTCAATATGTCCCTGGGTGTGACCGGCGGCTTTCATGAAACCCCGGACGTCATCAAGGCCCTGCTGGCCGGCGCCGATGTCGTGCACTTATGCAGCGTGTTGTTGAAGGATGGAGTAGGGCGCCTGAGCGCAATCCTGTCGGAGATGCAGCAATGGCTGGAGGAGCACGAGTACGAATCGATTGTTCAATTGAAAGGCAGCGTCAGCCAACAACACGCTATCGATCCGAGCGCTTACGAACGTGCCAACTACGTGCAGGTATTGGACAGCTATACTGCGCCCAGCGGAGTGTTGCGTTAG
- a CDS encoding BaiN/RdsA family NAD(P)/FAD-dependent oxidoreductase: MAVPLVGAEGFTDAQFDVVIIGAGASGLMCAIEAAKRGRKVRIIDHANKPGKKILMSGGGRCNFTNYSVEADNYLSHNPHFCKSALKRFTQWDFLSLVQRYKIAYHERLHGQLFCDDSARDILDMLLAECRRYGASISLQCAVQRIAQDAGGGFQVHTNQGKLHCQSLVVATGGLSIPKMGATPLGYRIAEQFNIKVWPTRAGLVPLTLQPHDKEVFSALTGIAVPCEVSTQNRSFRENLLFTHRGLSGPAILQISSYWQPGEALVINCLPDRDLLAELKQLRKQGSKFKVKTWLGELLPKRLLPALLSEAMLECALVDCSDKQFRQISDHIQAWHIRPNGSEGYRTAEVTIGGVDCDALSSKTMESLKVKRLYFVGEVVDVTGWLGGYNFQWAWSSGWCAGQYV, translated from the coding sequence GTGGCGGTGCCGTTAGTGGGTGCAGAAGGTTTTACAGACGCGCAATTCGATGTCGTCATCATCGGCGCCGGCGCCTCGGGCTTGATGTGCGCGATCGAGGCCGCCAAACGCGGGCGCAAGGTGCGCATCATCGACCATGCCAACAAGCCCGGCAAGAAAATCCTGATGTCCGGCGGCGGCCGCTGTAATTTCACCAATTATTCGGTCGAAGCCGACAATTACCTCTCGCATAACCCGCACTTCTGCAAATCGGCCTTGAAGCGTTTCACGCAATGGGATTTTCTGTCGCTGGTGCAGCGCTACAAAATTGCCTATCACGAACGCCTGCACGGCCAGTTGTTTTGCGATGACAGCGCTAGGGATATATTGGACATGTTGCTGGCGGAATGCCGCCGGTACGGCGCAAGCATCAGCCTGCAATGCGCGGTTCAACGTATCGCCCAAGATGCCGGCGGCGGTTTCCAAGTCCATACCAATCAAGGCAAGTTACACTGCCAATCGCTGGTAGTCGCGACCGGCGGCTTGTCGATTCCAAAAATGGGCGCGACGCCGTTGGGCTATCGGATTGCCGAGCAGTTCAATATCAAAGTGTGGCCGACGCGGGCTGGTCTCGTGCCGTTGACGCTGCAACCGCATGACAAAGAGGTGTTTTCGGCGTTGACCGGCATCGCCGTGCCGTGCGAAGTTTCCACTCAGAACCGGTCTTTTCGGGAAAATCTGCTGTTTACCCATCGCGGCCTGAGCGGGCCTGCGATCCTGCAAATCTCGTCTTACTGGCAGCCTGGAGAAGCCCTCGTGATCAATTGCCTGCCGGACCGTGATCTACTGGCCGAATTGAAGCAATTGCGCAAGCAGGGCAGCAAATTCAAGGTTAAAACCTGGCTGGGGGAATTATTGCCCAAGCGCCTGTTGCCGGCCTTGCTGTCTGAAGCGATGCTGGAATGTGCGCTGGTCGATTGCTCCGACAAACAATTTCGGCAAATCAGCGATCATATCCAGGCCTGGCATATCAGGCCGAACGGCTCTGAAGGCTACCGCACGGCTGAAGTCACGATAGGGGGTGTCGACTGCGATGCGCTCTCGTCCAAAACCATGGAATCTTTGAAAGTGAAGAGGCTTTATTTTGTCGGCGAGGTAGTGGATGTCACGGGTTGGCTTGGCGGCTACAATTTTCAATGGGCCTGGTCGTCGGGCTGGTGTGCCGGACAGTATGTATGA
- a CDS encoding thioredoxin, producing MSKAIFYHAGCPVCLGAEQMLISAINQDKYPLEIVHLGEQPDRIGEAESAGVNSVPALTLGGQVFHINFGAAIADLKA from the coding sequence ATGTCAAAAGCTATTTTCTATCATGCCGGCTGCCCAGTGTGCCTGGGTGCCGAGCAGATGTTGATCAGCGCAATCAACCAGGATAAATACCCCCTGGAAATCGTTCATCTTGGCGAGCAGCCAGATCGCATTGGCGAAGCGGAATCGGCTGGCGTCAATTCGGTCCCAGCGCTTACCTTGGGTGGTCAAGTATTTCATATCAATTTCGGCGCGGCAATAGCCGATTTAAAAGCATAA
- a CDS encoding gamma carbonic anhydrase family protein: protein MAVRTFNGKQPSIGNQVYIDPTAVVIGDVTLGDDVSIWPTCVVRGDVEAISIGAGSNVQDGSVLHVSHAGDYSPTGHQLSIGLGVTIGHRAVVHGCSIGNYCLLGIGAIVMDGAVLEDYVMLGAGALVPPGKRLESGYLYVGAPAKPVRALNDSEKSFLEYSYQHYIRLKNQYLSSQT from the coding sequence GTGGCAGTAAGAACATTTAACGGCAAACAGCCATCCATCGGCAATCAAGTGTATATCGACCCGACCGCGGTGGTCATAGGAGATGTCACGCTAGGCGACGACGTATCGATCTGGCCGACTTGTGTCGTCCGGGGGGATGTCGAAGCGATCAGCATAGGCGCGGGCAGCAATGTGCAGGATGGTTCTGTCTTGCATGTGTCGCATGCCGGCGACTATTCGCCGACCGGACATCAATTGAGCATAGGCCTGGGCGTGACGATTGGTCATCGCGCGGTCGTGCATGGTTGCAGCATCGGCAATTACTGCTTGCTCGGTATTGGAGCCATCGTCATGGACGGCGCCGTGCTGGAAGATTATGTCATGCTTGGGGCGGGCGCCTTGGTTCCGCCCGGTAAAAGGTTAGAGAGTGGCTACCTCTATGTTGGCGCACCGGCCAAGCCTGTTCGAGCATTGAATGACTCGGAAAAAAGCTTTTTGGAATACTCCTACCAGCACTATATCCGCTTGAAAAATCAATATTTATCGAGCCAAACCTAA
- a CDS encoding SPFH domain-containing protein, with product MAFIDGIKRQLRSVIEWQNPDPDALLEQWTENGDEIKNASKLIVGPGQGCIFVYQGQVKAIIEEQCLVNLETDNIPFWTTIKKFMQFFESEHKVGIYFFRKTKILDQKWGTTSVIKYQDPKYHFPIGLKAYGNYSYQIADANAFFVTIVGSHNRVGIEAFRKIISARIIEPISDYLAECGYSYADIDANRDEISRGIAIKLAIAFRKLGFSISDFRIEGTDFDEDTTRRINRIADLTAEAQAAQAVGLDYAKVQQLDAMRDAARNESGAAGAGMGLGAGVALGQNMAQGLTAQVQTANTGLEDITAKLTQLKQLYEAELISETEYAAKKQELLAKF from the coding sequence ATGGCATTTATCGATGGCATCAAGCGGCAATTACGTTCGGTTATCGAATGGCAAAATCCTGACCCTGATGCATTGTTGGAGCAATGGACCGAAAACGGCGACGAGATCAAAAACGCCTCCAAACTGATCGTCGGGCCGGGGCAAGGTTGCATTTTTGTCTACCAAGGTCAGGTCAAGGCGATTATCGAGGAACAATGCCTGGTCAACCTGGAAACCGACAATATCCCGTTCTGGACCACGATCAAAAAATTCATGCAGTTTTTCGAGAGCGAACATAAGGTCGGGATTTATTTTTTTCGCAAGACCAAGATACTCGATCAAAAATGGGGCACCACGTCGGTCATAAAATATCAGGACCCGAAATACCATTTCCCCATCGGTTTGAAGGCCTACGGCAACTACAGTTATCAGATCGCCGATGCCAATGCGTTTTTCGTCACCATTGTCGGTAGCCATAATCGCGTCGGCATCGAGGCGTTTCGCAAGATCATCTCGGCGCGGATCATCGAACCCATCAGCGATTATTTGGCCGAGTGTGGCTACAGCTATGCCGACATCGACGCCAATCGCGACGAAATCTCGCGCGGCATTGCCATCAAGCTGGCGATTGCCTTCCGTAAACTCGGCTTCAGTATCAGTGATTTCCGCATCGAAGGTACCGATTTCGACGAGGACACCACGCGTAGAATCAACCGTATCGCCGACCTGACCGCGGAAGCCCAGGCGGCGCAAGCGGTCGGTTTGGATTATGCCAAGGTGCAACAGCTCGACGCGATGCGCGACGCGGCGCGGAATGAAAGCGGCGCGGCCGGTGCCGGCATGGGCCTGGGCGCCGGCGTGGCCTTGGGGCAAAACATGGCGCAAGGTTTGACGGCGCAGGTACAAACCGCAAATACCGGCCTTGAAGATATTACGGCGAAATTGACGCAGTTAAAGCAGTTATATGAAGCGGAACTGATCTCCGAAACCGAATACGCGGCCAAAAAGCAAGAACTACTGGCCAAATTTTAA